The DNA region TACATTCCCTTATTGATAGCTATTTGCTTTCCGATGCTCTTAAGCCTCTCCTGGTTAATTGCGGCCTTAGGGACGCTCTCAAGAGACATCGAACAAATAACAGGACTACTTGCCCGTGGAATATTATTTATCTCCCCTGTTCTATATCGATTCGAGAACCCTCCTTATATATTAGATGCATTAATAACCATCAACCCAATATCACTGATAGTAGAGCAAATGAGAACTATTGTTTTCAATCATTCAGCACCAGACTTTTCGGCTTTAGCTATTTATTTTGTTCTTTCATTAATATCCTCTTGTTTGGCATACTTGTTTTTTATGTCCATGAGGAAACACTTTGCTGATTTAATATGAACGACTTAACCTGCATCACCGTTTCCAACTTAAGCAAGTGTTACAACATATCCCACTCCCATTTATCTAAAATACTCTGTATGTTTTTTAGCTCCTATAAAAAAGGGATCAAAGAACTCTGGGCTGTCAAAGACGTGTCTTTCAGTGTTAGCAAAGGAGAGTCCATTGCTATTATTGGAAGAAATGGGGATGGGAAAAGCACTCTATTAGAATTACTAACTGGCACTAGAAAGCCAACTAGTGGCACCATTAAAATTGAAGGAAAAATTGCTGCCCTGCTTCAGCTAGGCAGTGGGTTTAATTTGGATTACACCGGCATCGAAAACATCTATTTCAATGGTCTCCTCTTTGGCTTAACCAGATCACAAATCAAAAATAAACTTGAAGAAATCATAGCCTTCTCTGGCATTGGTAATGCAGTTAACCAACCTATTAAGGAATACTCTAGCGGAATGAAAGCTCGCCTTGCTTTTTCAGTTCAAATCGCTCTAGAGCCAGATATTTTAATTATCGATGAAGCCTTAAGCGTTGGCGACTCCTTCTTTCAAGATAAATGCAAAGAGCATTTAAAGAAATTACAAAAAAATGGAACCACTATTCTCCTAGTTACGCACAACATGAGCTCCATTGACGGTTTTTGTGATCGCGCCATAGTCCTTAACAAAGGCACTTTAGTTTTTGATGGCTCGCCTAAACAAGCCATTGAATTTTATCGATCAAAAACCACAAAACCACAAAAAAACTCAAACCCATGGGAATGATAAAATGAGAGATATTGAAGAATTTTTAAACCAATTAACATTACCACCCTCTACATCTGAAGCCCCCAGCGTTTATGCCTTTTCCCTTCATAAATCTGGCAGCACCCTATTGTTTAATATGTTAAGTGATTTAGCGCCCCATGCTGGCCTTACATACTTTAGCATGCAAGACCAAATGTTTATTAATGGGATAATGCCAAACTCAGAAATCCCCAACTCAAAACTATTTTTTAAACCCAAAGGCTACCTGTATGGTGGGTTCCGTTTTTTTCCACAGGCATACAAATTAGAGAACTTAAATAACCATAAAAAAATATTACTAATAAGAAACCCAATGGACGCTTTAGTTTCCATGTATTTTTCAAGAAAAAAATCACACGCCATACCAAAAAAAGGCCTGCTTCGTGAGGTTTGGTTAAAAAGAAGAGAGAGCGCAGACGCCCAAGACATCGAAGCATTTGTGAAAGAAAAATATAAATCACATATTAAGCGAATCAAAAGCTACAAAGAAATCCTTTCCCAAGACAATTGCGTTATCTATAGGTACGAAGACATC from Cycloclasticus pugetii PS-1 includes:
- a CDS encoding ABC transporter ATP-binding protein, which translates into the protein MFFSSYKKGIKELWAVKDVSFSVSKGESIAIIGRNGDGKSTLLELLTGTRKPTSGTIKIEGKIAALLQLGSGFNLDYTGIENIYFNGLLFGLTRSQIKNKLEEIIAFSGIGNAVNQPIKEYSSGMKARLAFSVQIALEPDILIIDEALSVGDSFFQDKCKEHLKKLQKNGTTILLVTHNMSSIDGFCDRAIVLNKGTLVFDGSPKQAIEFYRSKTTKPQKNSNPWE
- a CDS encoding sulfotransferase domain-containing protein, which produces MRDIEEFLNQLTLPPSTSEAPSVYAFSLHKSGSTLLFNMLSDLAPHAGLTYFSMQDQMFINGIMPNSEIPNSKLFFKPKGYLYGGFRFFPQAYKLENLNNHKKILLIRNPMDALVSMYFSRKKSHAIPKKGLLREVWLKRRESADAQDIEAFVKEKYKSHIKRIKSYKEILSQDNCVIYRYEDIIYDKLSFLKNICQQYGWVIEEKILTKIVNKYDVFPETEKEESHVRQVHPGNYKKKLSAETQQFLELEFQDILEAFGYSVSPTSAFSRLSA